The Thermococcus sp. MV5 genome includes a window with the following:
- a CDS encoding inositol-3-phosphate synthase: MVRVVILGQGYVGSIFALGVERIKNGELGYYGIPLENDLPIKIEDIEIVGSYDVDKNKIRKSLHEIIENYWDDHIPANLKNVVARKGIHLGSLRNLPIEAEGLEDEMPLKEAVERLVKEWKELKPDVIVNVCTTEAFKPFNNKKELIAAIENDNRERLTATQVYAYAAALYAKETNGAAFVNAIPTLIANDPAFVELARESNLVIFGDDGATGATPFTADVLTHLAQRNRYVKDIAQFNIGGNTDFLALTDKERNKSKEFTKSSIVKDLLGYDTSHYIKPTGFLEPLGDRKFIAMHIEYVSFNGAVDELIINGRINDSPALAGLLVDLVRLGKIAIERKEFGTIYEVNAFYMKNPGPQENGNIPRIIAHEKMRIWAGLKPKWL, translated from the coding sequence ATGGTACGTGTGGTGATACTGGGTCAGGGATATGTGGGGAGTATTTTTGCTCTCGGTGTAGAGAGAATAAAAAACGGCGAATTAGGATATTATGGTATCCCTTTGGAAAACGACCTCCCCATAAAAATCGAGGATATTGAAATAGTTGGTAGTTATGATGTGGACAAAAACAAAATTAGAAAATCTCTCCATGAAATAATCGAGAACTATTGGGATGACCACATACCAGCAAACCTAAAAAACGTTGTTGCAAGAAAAGGAATTCACTTGGGAAGCTTAAGAAACCTACCAATTGAAGCTGAAGGCCTAGAAGATGAAATGCCTCTTAAAGAAGCTGTTGAGAGACTTGTTAAGGAGTGGAAAGAGCTCAAGCCTGATGTCATCGTTAATGTTTGTACAACTGAAGCATTTAAGCCATTTAATAACAAGAAAGAACTTATTGCAGCAATTGAAAATGACAATAGAGAAAGGCTAACTGCGACCCAAGTATATGCATATGCTGCAGCTCTTTATGCAAAAGAGACAAATGGGGCTGCTTTTGTAAATGCAATTCCAACCTTGATAGCAAACGACCCTGCTTTTGTAGAGCTCGCTAGAGAGAGTAATTTAGTGATATTCGGAGATGACGGAGCAACCGGTGCTACTCCATTTACTGCAGATGTCCTGACACATTTGGCTCAGAGAAACAGATATGTTAAAGATATCGCTCAATTTAACATTGGGGGAAATACGGACTTTCTAGCTCTGACTGATAAAGAGAGAAACAAGAGTAAGGAATTCACAAAGTCCAGTATTGTTAAAGATCTTCTCGGATATGATACCTCCCACTATATTAAGCCCACAGGATTTCTGGAACCTTTAGGAGATAGAAAATTCATTGCAATGCACATCGAATATGTAAGCTTTAATGGAGCAGTTGACGAGCTTATAATAAATGGACGGATCAACGACAGCCCAGCTTTAGCAGGTCTTCTGGTAGATCTGGTGAGATTGGGCAAAATTGCCATCGAGAGAAAAGAATTCGGAACAATTTACGAAGTAAATGCTTTTTACATGAAAAATCCTGGACCTCAAGAAAACGGCAACATACCAAGGATAATCGCCCATGAAAAGATGAGAATATGGGCGGGATTAAAACCAAAATGGCTTTAA
- a CDS encoding alanine--tRNA ligase-related protein produces MTVKLFYADPYLKEAVVRIEGVEVNGDNVRLKLDRTIFYPEGGGQPGDIGVIKGEGFRIDVRKVEGKEEIWHEGKIKGRIPQIGENVELELDWEWRYENMRQHTGQHILSAILKKMYNSDTTGFQIFPDYNKIEINFDEELTWEHLLAAELEANEVVWSNIPVEINEYDELPEEIASSLRKALPKDVIGKIRIVKIDDVDLIPCGGIHVKKTGEVGFIKIVNFYKKSKNIWRIEFVCGYRALIYLDKLLEDYWKSLDEMWNKNRPLFNRIIEVKENLEALEGEKDKLRSEMWKWKSKALLQSAENINGIRVVSIVEDAPMKDVQAFVVYFVDKNPDTIALIVGSNYLIFAKNREVKDIAMNELLKEVLNEVGGSGGGSGILARGGGFRESPEKVLIIAKTLLKEKIKKS; encoded by the coding sequence ATGACAGTTAAGTTATTTTATGCTGATCCATATCTAAAAGAAGCTGTGGTGAGGATAGAGGGAGTTGAAGTTAATGGAGATAATGTTAGACTAAAACTGGATAGGACTATCTTCTATCCCGAGGGAGGAGGTCAACCGGGTGATATTGGTGTTATAAAAGGAGAAGGATTTAGAATTGATGTGAGGAAGGTAGAAGGAAAGGAGGAAATTTGGCATGAAGGCAAGATCAAGGGGAGAATTCCCCAAATTGGGGAAAATGTAGAGCTTGAACTCGATTGGGAGTGGAGATATGAAAACATGAGGCAACATACTGGACAGCACATTCTTTCTGCAATTTTAAAAAAGATGTATAATAGTGATACAACGGGTTTTCAAATCTTTCCGGATTATAATAAAATAGAGATAAACTTTGATGAGGAGTTGACATGGGAACATCTTCTTGCTGCTGAGTTAGAGGCAAATGAAGTTGTTTGGAGCAATATTCCAGTAGAAATCAATGAGTATGACGAGCTCCCCGAGGAAATTGCCAGCTCTCTTAGGAAAGCTCTTCCAAAGGATGTAATTGGAAAAATTAGAATTGTAAAAATAGATGACGTGGACTTAATTCCATGTGGAGGTATACACGTAAAGAAGACTGGGGAAGTTGGGTTCATAAAAATAGTTAACTTCTATAAAAAAAGCAAGAACATATGGCGTATAGAGTTTGTCTGTGGTTATAGGGCTTTGATATATCTAGACAAGCTCTTGGAGGATTATTGGAAAAGTTTAGATGAGATGTGGAATAAAAACAGGCCTCTTTTTAATAGGATAATAGAAGTTAAAGAAAATCTTGAGGCTCTTGAAGGAGAAAAAGACAAGTTGAGGAGTGAGATGTGGAAATGGAAGAGCAAGGCACTTCTACAGAGTGCTGAGAATATCAATGGAATAAGAGTTGTCTCCATTGTAGAAGATGCACCTATGAAGGACGTCCAAGCGTTTGTAGTTTATTTTGTAGATAAAAATCCTGATACAATAGCATTAATAGTGGGGAGCAATTACTTGATTTTTGCAAAAAACAGAGAGGTTAAAGACATTGCAATGAATGAACTTCTCAAAGAAGTTCTCAATGAAGTCGGTGGTAGTGGAGGAGGGAGTGGGATCTTAGCTAGGGGAGGAGGGTTTAGAGAATCTCCAGAGAAGGTTCTTATAATAGCAAAGACCCTTTTAAAAGAAAAAATCAAAAAGAGTTAA
- a CDS encoding V-type ATP synthase subunit D, with amino-acid sequence MAGMLKVKPTRMELLRLKRRIKLAEKGHKILKEKQDALIMEFFTIYDEAIALRRELNQKIAEAFEQLRLAEIDMGVVRLSETALSVKPNREINIKRRNIMGVPVPLIEAEGFRRDPYERGYAFVSTSPKVDVAAEKFEEVLELAIRLAEIEETLKRLAKEIEKTKRRVNALEYIIIPRMKETVKYISQHLDEMERENFFRLKRVKALLEAKAQG; translated from the coding sequence ATGGCAGGAATGCTAAAAGTGAAGCCAACCAGAATGGAACTGCTTAGATTAAAGAGGAGAATAAAACTTGCAGAAAAGGGGCATAAAATACTCAAAGAGAAGCAAGATGCTCTCATAATGGAGTTCTTTACCATTTATGATGAGGCAATAGCTTTGAGAAGAGAACTCAATCAAAAAATAGCGGAGGCCTTCGAGCAACTTAGATTAGCTGAAATTGATATGGGCGTAGTGAGATTAAGTGAAACTGCTCTGAGTGTTAAGCCTAATAGAGAGATAAATATAAAAAGAAGAAATATTATGGGAGTTCCGGTACCGCTTATTGAAGCAGAAGGATTTAGAAGAGATCCCTATGAGAGAGGGTATGCGTTTGTTTCAACTTCTCCTAAAGTGGATGTTGCAGCAGAAAAATTTGAAGAAGTTCTGGAATTGGCCATACGCCTTGCAGAAATTGAAGAAACATTAAAGAGGCTTGCAAAAGAGATAGAGAAGACTAAGAGAAGAGTGAATGCTTTGGAGTATATTATCATACCGAGGATGAAAGAGACTGTGAAATACATCAGCCAGCACTTGGATGAAATGGAAAGGGAAAACTTCTTCAGGTTGAAGAGAGTTAAGGCTCTTCTTGAGGCTAAAGCTCAGGGTTAG
- a CDS encoding ATP synthase subunit B, giving the protein MPAMEYSTISKIYGPLMIVQGVRGVAYGEVVEIEVEGGEKRKGQVLEAREDLAIVQVFEGTRDLDVKTTRVRFTGETLKVPVSMDMLGRVFNGIGEPIDGGPEIIPEDRRDVHGAPLNPVARAYPRDFIQTGISAIDGMNTLVRGQKLPIFSGSGLPHNMLAAQIARQAKVLGEEEQFAVVFAAMGITYEEANFFKKSFEETGAIERAVLFLNLADDPAIERIITPRMALTVAEYLAFDYDMQVLVILTDMTNYAEALREISAAREEVPGRRGYPGYMYTDLATIYERAGRVRGRKGSITQMPILTMPDDDITHPIPDLTGYITEGQIVLSRDLHRKGIYPPIDVLPSLSRLMKDGIGKGRTREEHSQLSQQLYAAYAEGRSLRDLVAVVGEEALSETDRKYLQFADKFEREFVAQGYDEDRGIFETLDLGWDLLSVLPESELKRVERKYIEKYHPKYRHSS; this is encoded by the coding sequence ATGCCCGCTATGGAGTATTCCACAATAAGCAAGATTTACGGTCCTTTAATGATTGTCCAGGGTGTTAGAGGAGTAGCATATGGTGAAGTTGTGGAGATTGAAGTTGAAGGCGGAGAGAAGAGGAAGGGACAGGTTCTTGAGGCAAGGGAGGATCTAGCAATCGTCCAAGTTTTCGAAGGAACAAGAGATTTGGACGTAAAAACCACGAGAGTAAGATTCACAGGGGAGACACTTAAGGTCCCAGTTTCAATGGACATGCTTGGTAGAGTGTTTAACGGTATAGGGGAGCCAATAGATGGTGGACCAGAAATAATTCCAGAGGACAGAAGAGATGTCCATGGGGCTCCTCTTAACCCTGTAGCAAGAGCATACCCGAGAGACTTCATTCAAACGGGTATCTCTGCGATAGATGGGATGAACACGCTTGTTAGAGGTCAAAAGCTCCCAATATTCAGTGGTAGCGGTTTGCCTCACAACATGCTTGCCGCTCAGATTGCAAGACAAGCAAAGGTTTTGGGAGAAGAAGAGCAGTTCGCAGTAGTGTTTGCAGCTATGGGTATTACATATGAGGAGGCAAACTTCTTCAAAAAGAGTTTTGAAGAGACTGGTGCTATTGAAAGGGCTGTATTGTTCTTGAACCTCGCAGATGATCCAGCCATTGAGCGTATTATCACTCCTAGAATGGCCCTTACAGTTGCTGAGTACTTGGCCTTTGACTATGACATGCAAGTACTTGTGATCTTAACAGATATGACAAACTACGCAGAGGCTTTGAGAGAAATATCTGCTGCAAGAGAAGAAGTTCCTGGAAGAAGAGGTTATCCAGGCTACATGTATACTGATTTAGCTACAATTTATGAAAGAGCAGGGAGAGTAAGGGGTAGAAAGGGAAGTATAACTCAAATGCCAATATTAACCATGCCTGATGATGATATTACTCACCCAATACCAGACCTTACAGGGTACATCACAGAAGGACAGATAGTTCTGAGTAGAGATCTCCACAGAAAAGGTATCTATCCACCAATTGATGTTCTCCCAAGTCTTAGTCGTCTCATGAAGGATGGTATAGGAAAAGGAAGGACTAGGGAGGAACATTCACAACTCAGCCAGCAGCTCTATGCAGCATATGCTGAGGGTAGAAGCTTAAGAGACCTTGTGGCGGTAGTTGGTGAAGAAGCTCTCTCGGAGACCGATAGGAAATATTTACAATTTGCGGATAAGTTCGAGAGGGAGTTCGTTGCGCAGGGGTATGATGAGGACAGAGGAATCTTTGAGACTTTAGACCTTGGATGGGATCTTCTCTCAGTACTACCAGAGTCAGAGCTCAAGAGAGTTGAGAGGAAATACATAGAGAAGTATCATCCAAAGTACAGACACTCCTCTTAA
- a CDS encoding ATP synthase subunit A, whose protein sequence is MGKIVRVTGPLVVADDMKGSRMYEVVRVGELGLIGEIIRLEGDKAVIQVYEETAGIRPGEPVVGTGASLSVELGPGLLTSIYDGIQRPLEILRDQSGDFIGRGLTAPALPRDKKWHFTPTVKVGDKVVEGDIIGTVPETGIIEHKIMIPPRVNGEIVEIAEEGDYTIEEVIAKVKMSNGEIKELKMYQRWPVRVKRPYKQKLPPEIPLITGQRTIDTFFPQAKGGTAAIPGPFGSGKTVTQHQLAKWSDAEVVVYIGCGERGNEMTDVLEEFPKLKDPRTGKPLMERTVLIANTSNMPVAAREASIYTGITIAEYFRDMGYNVALMADSTSRWAEALREISGRLEEMPGEEGYPAYLASKVAEFYERAGRVKTLGSDERIGSVSVIGAVSPPGGDLSDPVVQNTLRVVKVFWALDADLARRRHFPAINWLTSYSLYVDSIKDWWHINVDPEWKSMRDEAMALLQKESELQEIVRIVGPDALPEREKAILLVARMIREDYLQQDAFHEVDTYCPPKKQITMMKVILNFYKYTMEAVDAGIPVEEIVKLPVREEIGRMKYTPNVEEIAGLMEKTRAQFEELFKKYGE, encoded by the coding sequence ATGGGAAAGATAGTTAGGGTTACTGGACCATTAGTCGTTGCAGATGATATGAAAGGCTCTAGAATGTATGAAGTGGTTAGAGTAGGTGAATTGGGACTTATTGGAGAAATCATTAGGCTGGAAGGTGACAAAGCAGTTATTCAGGTTTATGAAGAAACGGCTGGTATTAGACCAGGAGAGCCTGTTGTAGGTACAGGAGCATCTTTGAGTGTTGAACTTGGACCAGGATTGCTCACTTCAATATATGATGGAATTCAAAGGCCTCTTGAGATATTGAGAGACCAAAGTGGAGATTTTATAGGTAGAGGGCTTACAGCTCCTGCTCTTCCAAGGGACAAAAAGTGGCATTTTACACCAACTGTTAAAGTAGGAGACAAGGTAGTTGAGGGGGATATAATTGGAACTGTTCCAGAAACGGGGATTATAGAACACAAAATAATGATTCCACCAAGGGTTAACGGAGAAATTGTTGAAATTGCTGAAGAAGGGGATTACACGATAGAAGAAGTTATTGCAAAAGTTAAAATGTCTAATGGCGAAATTAAAGAGCTCAAAATGTACCAAAGATGGCCAGTTCGTGTAAAAAGGCCCTATAAACAGAAACTTCCTCCAGAAATCCCGCTTATCACAGGACAAAGAACTATTGACACTTTCTTCCCACAGGCCAAAGGTGGTACTGCGGCAATTCCTGGACCATTTGGCTCAGGTAAGACAGTCACACAGCACCAACTTGCAAAATGGAGTGATGCGGAAGTTGTGGTGTATATCGGATGTGGAGAAAGAGGAAATGAGATGACAGATGTGCTTGAAGAGTTCCCCAAGCTTAAGGACCCGAGAACAGGGAAACCATTAATGGAGAGGACGGTTCTTATAGCCAATACTTCAAACATGCCTGTTGCAGCAAGAGAGGCTTCAATTTATACTGGAATTACAATAGCAGAGTACTTTAGGGACATGGGATATAATGTGGCCTTAATGGCAGATTCAACCTCAAGATGGGCCGAAGCTTTAAGAGAAATTTCTGGAAGACTTGAGGAAATGCCAGGTGAGGAAGGATATCCTGCTTATCTAGCTTCAAAGGTAGCAGAGTTCTATGAGAGAGCTGGTAGAGTAAAGACTTTGGGAAGTGATGAGAGAATTGGAAGTGTTAGTGTTATTGGTGCAGTATCGCCACCAGGTGGTGATCTAAGCGATCCGGTTGTGCAGAACACATTGAGAGTTGTTAAGGTATTCTGGGCATTAGATGCAGATCTTGCAAGGAGAAGACACTTCCCAGCCATAAACTGGCTCACAAGTTATTCCCTTTATGTGGACTCAATAAAAGATTGGTGGCATATTAACGTTGATCCAGAATGGAAGTCAATGAGGGATGAAGCAATGGCACTTTTGCAGAAAGAATCTGAACTTCAGGAAATAGTAAGAATAGTTGGTCCAGATGCATTGCCAGAAAGAGAGAAAGCTATTCTTCTTGTAGCGAGGATGATTAGAGAGGACTACCTCCAGCAAGATGCTTTCCATGAAGTTGACACTTATTGTCCACCGAAGAAACAAATAACAATGATGAAAGTTATACTCAACTTTTACAAGTACACTATGGAAGCTGTAGATGCAGGAATTCCAGTTGAAGAGATTGTAAAATTGCCCGTTAGGGAAGAGATAGGAAGAATGAAGTACACTCCAAACGTCGAGGAGATAGCTGGCCTAATGGAAAAAACCAGAGCTCAATTTGAAGAACTCTTTAAGAAATACGGGGAGTGA
- a CDS encoding V-type ATP synthase subunit F, with translation MKIVVLGDKDTALGFKLAGVHETYSFGDAPLEIERVRNKLRELVEREDVGVIFITERLAQKVEIPDVTLPIILQIPDKYGSLYGEEQLREIVRRAIGVEIKR, from the coding sequence ATGAAAATAGTGGTATTGGGTGACAAGGACACAGCACTTGGCTTCAAACTTGCAGGAGTTCATGAAACGTATTCTTTTGGAGACGCACCGCTTGAGATAGAGCGAGTGAGAAATAAACTAAGAGAGTTAGTAGAAAGAGAAGATGTTGGTGTGATATTTATAACAGAGCGTTTAGCTCAAAAAGTTGAGATCCCTGATGTTACACTCCCTATAATTCTTCAAATTCCTGATAAATATGGGTCATTATATGGTGAAGAACAACTAAGAGAAATTGTTAGACGGGCCATAGGTGTTGAGATAAAGAGGTGA
- a CDS encoding V-type ATP synthase subunit C: protein MEVGTITALLDTSLAVIFTWIAYKTGQILWKYTPYSYPNARIKAMEARLFTEQKLGELAESKTLNNFVMNLEDSDYKPYLGNLTSLNAEVIDKALEVSLADTYRLMMKILPKRTRVFFQLLLEEWDIRNISSVVKAKLRGEVARDYVHELGTMVGKVKAMAEAKTLEEILVILEGTEYEEPYQRLLLKEITSEEFETELYKKHYSKLLEYAASRKAEEKKILEEFVNLKIDKINLITILRAKVHRLSADKIRKALIPGGKMNRRTLETLLNVEDIEMALAELDSTEYSSILREVRDKVVEDISAFERAFDKYIQQKMAELTRFYPLSIATPISYILQKESEIRKLKAIAKLIEDGLKPEIIKGIVGEQL, encoded by the coding sequence GTGGAAGTAGGAACAATAACTGCATTGTTGGACACGAGCTTGGCAGTGATTTTTACATGGATAGCATACAAAACGGGCCAGATATTGTGGAAATATACTCCCTATTCGTACCCTAATGCGAGAATCAAGGCTATGGAGGCGAGGTTATTTACTGAACAAAAATTAGGGGAACTTGCGGAGTCAAAAACACTTAACAACTTTGTCATGAACTTGGAAGATAGTGATTATAAGCCATATTTAGGAAATTTGACTTCTTTAAATGCAGAAGTTATCGACAAAGCTCTAGAAGTATCCCTAGCAGACACGTACAGACTAATGATGAAAATTTTGCCGAAGAGGACAAGAGTATTCTTCCAACTTCTTCTTGAAGAGTGGGACATTAGAAACATTTCTTCGGTAGTTAAGGCCAAATTAAGAGGAGAAGTTGCAAGAGACTATGTCCATGAGTTGGGGACTATGGTGGGAAAGGTAAAAGCAATGGCGGAGGCAAAGACCTTAGAAGAAATTCTTGTTATACTTGAGGGCACGGAATACGAAGAACCCTATCAAAGGCTGCTCCTTAAGGAGATAACTTCAGAAGAATTTGAAACTGAATTATATAAAAAACACTATTCCAAGCTTCTTGAATATGCTGCTTCTCGGAAGGCGGAAGAGAAAAAGATTCTTGAAGAGTTTGTGAACTTGAAAATAGATAAAATAAACCTAATTACAATCTTAAGGGCAAAAGTGCACAGATTAAGTGCGGATAAAATTAGAAAAGCTCTTATTCCAGGCGGAAAGATGAACAGGAGAACACTTGAAACTCTACTAAATGTTGAGGACATTGAAATGGCACTAGCGGAACTTGATTCCACGGAATACTCCTCAATATTGAGGGAGGTTCGGGATAAGGTTGTGGAAGATATATCAGCTTTTGAAAGAGCATTTGACAAATATATCCAACAAAAAATGGCAGAACTCACAAGATTTTATCCCCTCAGTATAGCTACCCCGATAAGCTATATCCTTCAAAAAGAATCAGAAATTAGAAAGCTTAAGGCGATTGCTAAATTAATAGAGGATGGACTAAAGCCGGAAATAATAAAGGGAATTGTGGGTGAGCAGTTATGA
- a CDS encoding V-type ATP synthase subunit E gives MEGAKLIIEEINREAEQKIKYILEEAEHKADEIKKEAERRAKAKADWIIRKAQTQAELEKQRIIANARLEVRRKKLALQEELIKEVIDSIKERLASIPEEEYLEVLKGLIVEGIQELGEEKVVLSSNERTLSLIEEHLEEIKGIVKEKIGKDVEISLGDPLETLGGVIIQNSTKTIRIDNTFETRMERLQSELRAKIAKILFG, from the coding sequence ATGGAAGGAGCTAAACTAATTATCGAGGAGATTAACAGAGAGGCAGAACAGAAAATAAAATACATTTTAGAAGAGGCGGAGCATAAAGCAGATGAGATTAAAAAAGAAGCCGAGAGAAGAGCCAAAGCAAAAGCAGATTGGATTATTAGAAAAGCTCAAACTCAAGCAGAACTGGAAAAACAGAGAATAATAGCAAATGCGAGGCTTGAGGTTAGGAGGAAAAAGCTTGCACTTCAAGAAGAATTGATCAAGGAGGTTATAGACTCCATAAAGGAAAGATTAGCTTCAATTCCGGAAGAAGAATATTTAGAAGTACTTAAAGGTCTAATAGTTGAGGGGATTCAGGAACTTGGAGAGGAAAAAGTGGTACTTAGCTCAAATGAGAGAACACTTTCTTTGATAGAAGAGCACTTGGAAGAAATAAAAGGGATTGTAAAAGAAAAGATTGGTAAAGATGTAGAAATTTCACTTGGAGATCCTCTGGAGACCCTAGGTGGCGTGATCATACAAAATTCCACAAAAACGATAAGGATAGATAATACTTTCGAGACTAGGATGGAGAGACTTCAATCTGAGTTAAGGGCTAAAATAGCAAAAATCTTATTTGGGTGA
- a CDS encoding V-type ATP synthase subunit K (produces ATP from ADP in the presence of a proton gradient across the membrane; the K subunit is a nonenzymatic component which binds the dimeric form by interacting with the G and E subunits), producing the protein MEPIVYVALGAALAAGIAGAASSFGVGIAGAAAAGAVAEDEKNFRNALVLQGLPMTQSIYGLITLFLIALVSGILGGTFRFADSTTDNLIKAAILLGAGLTVGLTGLSAIPQGIIASAGIGATAKNPKTFTQSIIFAAMAETMAIFGLVGALILIITGVGF; encoded by the coding sequence ATGGAACCAATAGTTTACGTTGCATTGGGTGCTGCACTCGCGGCTGGTATTGCTGGAGCTGCATCTTCATTTGGAGTTGGTATTGCTGGAGCTGCTGCAGCTGGAGCAGTCGCTGAAGATGAAAAGAACTTTAGAAACGCCTTGGTACTCCAAGGTCTACCAATGACCCAGAGTATTTATGGATTGATTACTCTCTTCCTTATAGCCCTGGTCTCTGGAATACTTGGAGGAACCTTCAGATTTGCTGACAGTACCACAGATAACTTAATTAAAGCGGCAATACTTTTGGGGGCTGGTTTAACTGTTGGATTAACAGGATTATCAGCAATTCCACAGGGTATTATTGCGTCAGCAGGTATTGGAGCCACTGCAAAAAACCCCAAGACATTCACACAGTCAATTATCTTTGCTGCTATGGCTGAGACAATGGCTATCTTTGGTTTAGTTGGTGCATTGATACTCATAATTACGGGAGTTGGCTTCTGA